Proteins encoded in a region of the Stieleria neptunia genome:
- a CDS encoding potassium channel family protein, which translates to MHRLAWIITVLVILTLVGVSWFWLVEGWSLLDSAYMTVITLSTVGFDEVRPLSAKGRVFVMVYLVFGLGVFLFAVVQLGEMIVRAELRTWLRRRGMNSALKAMQDHFIICGFGRMGRTICRHLADRKLKFVVVDQNEEKLAKCEELGWPCVRDDATSDRTLLDAGIERARGMAVVLDSDADNLYVVLSARLIAPNLQIIVRAMDEDSAYKMEKAGANRVVSLLSSGAATMAQLLINPQVEDFFEFVTGTGSGTALDLAEIRVTAESPCANHPLSATDFRNRGVIIVAIRRADGEILLPPTAATMIRPDDVLIALGKVSAVSQFLTSEQLSS; encoded by the coding sequence ATGCATCGATTGGCTTGGATCATCACCGTGCTCGTGATTCTGACGCTGGTCGGTGTCAGCTGGTTTTGGTTGGTGGAAGGGTGGTCGCTGCTGGATTCGGCGTACATGACGGTGATCACGTTGAGCACGGTGGGTTTCGACGAAGTCCGGCCGCTCTCGGCCAAAGGCCGTGTCTTCGTGATGGTCTATCTGGTCTTTGGATTGGGCGTGTTTTTATTCGCCGTCGTGCAATTGGGCGAAATGATCGTACGCGCCGAATTAAGAACTTGGTTGAGGAGACGAGGCATGAATTCGGCGCTCAAGGCGATGCAGGATCATTTCATTATCTGTGGCTTCGGCCGCATGGGCCGGACGATTTGTCGCCACCTGGCGGACCGGAAATTGAAGTTCGTCGTCGTCGACCAAAACGAAGAGAAACTGGCCAAGTGCGAAGAACTCGGTTGGCCTTGCGTCCGTGACGACGCGACCAGTGACCGCACGCTGCTGGACGCCGGCATCGAGCGTGCCCGCGGCATGGCGGTCGTCTTGGACAGCGATGCCGACAACCTGTACGTCGTCTTATCGGCCCGCCTGATCGCTCCAAATTTGCAGATCATTGTCCGGGCGATGGACGAGGACAGTGCGTACAAAATGGAAAAGGCGGGGGCCAACCGCGTGGTCAGCCTGCTCAGCTCCGGCGCCGCGACGATGGCGCAACTGTTGATCAATCCACAGGTCGAAGACTTTTTCGAGTTCGTCACCGGCACCGGTTCAGGCACCGCGTTGGACCTAGCCGAGATCCGCGTGACGGCCGAATCGCCGTGTGCCAATCACCCCCTATCGGCAACCGATTTTCGCAACCGCGGAGTCATCATCGTCGCCATCCGACGTGCCGACGGCGAGATCCTGCTGCCGCCAACGGCCGCGACGATGATTCGCCCCGATGACGTGTTGATCGCCCTGGGGAAAGTTTCTGCCGTGTCCCAGTTCCTGACCAGCGAACAACTCTCGTCCTAG
- a CDS encoding cation-translocating P-type ATPase, producing the protein MDHCSQTLLAWHALDVDGVVRKLEAGEHGLSETEAAARLARYGPNHLPRKPPTPLWAIVLRQFRSPLIYILALAASVSVALGDVKDAAFIAGVLVLNAVIGSFQEWKAEQSSHALKKLLQIRASVHRDGKVREVQAEDVVPGDIVWLESGNRVPADIRLLSAHGLESDESLLTGESLPVVKEPGWIGGEATPVADRLNMTYAGSIITRGRAKGLVVATGTATSVGQLALDVLGESGGRPPLLVRMERFTQVIAVAVLVAATIIGALGVGFGGYSAEEMFMFAVALAVSAIPEGLPVAMTVALAIATTRMAGRGLIVRRLTAVEGLGSCTLIATDKTGTLTCNELTVRQVCLPDGEMFQVTGEGFRPSGEVLQDGKPLEPGSHEPLERLARAGVLCNEADLHQHDGSWTWRGDAVDIAFLAFGHKLGWNHESTLDSHPQVNQIPFEPEYQFAASYNRVAGGVSVFIKGAPERVLAMCSEASCGEVSPAEWDATAVRMAAQGYRILALADQRLDHPIESDEVPPPPSRLRFLGFVGMIDPLRPGVKNAVQSCGEAGVSVSMITGDHRVTALAIARDLALADDESQVMTGEQLQQKSPDELAELVRNIRVFARVAPRQKLEIVNAARMAGHFVAVTGDGVNDAPALQAANVGVAMGKSGTDVAREAGELVISDDNFATIVAGIEEGRVAYDNIRKVIYLLISTGAAELVLMALAVGTGTPYLPLMPVQILWLNLVTNGIQDVALAFEPNEGGVLSRQPRSPKERIFNQLMIERTAIAAVVMGIIGFTTFRWFLPEGATDAEVDSARNALLLLMVLFENVHIGNCRSETKSALVMSPLRSPILLAGAITAFCIHLAAMHTAWGQFVLGAEPLAPKHWGILVLLSLTILPVMELHKWSWRKRYPNHTQTRGDRKPDAGT; encoded by the coding sequence ATGGATCATTGTTCACAGACATTGTTGGCCTGGCATGCGCTGGACGTGGACGGCGTCGTGCGGAAACTCGAAGCGGGCGAGCATGGGCTCAGCGAAACCGAGGCGGCGGCGCGTTTAGCCCGATACGGTCCGAACCATCTGCCGCGAAAACCGCCGACGCCGTTGTGGGCGATTGTGCTGCGCCAGTTCCGCAGTCCGTTGATCTACATCCTCGCCTTGGCGGCATCGGTTTCGGTGGCCTTGGGGGATGTGAAGGACGCGGCGTTTATTGCCGGCGTGCTGGTGCTCAACGCCGTGATCGGTTCGTTCCAAGAATGGAAGGCCGAACAGAGTAGCCACGCGCTGAAAAAGCTGCTCCAAATCCGCGCCTCGGTGCATCGCGACGGGAAGGTGCGCGAGGTGCAAGCGGAGGACGTGGTGCCGGGAGACATCGTGTGGCTGGAATCGGGAAACCGCGTGCCGGCGGACATTCGCTTGCTCTCGGCCCACGGGCTGGAGTCGGATGAGTCGCTGTTGACGGGCGAATCGTTGCCGGTGGTGAAAGAACCCGGCTGGATTGGCGGCGAGGCGACACCGGTGGCCGATCGATTGAACATGACGTATGCCGGTTCGATCATCACTCGCGGGCGCGCCAAGGGGTTGGTGGTCGCCACGGGAACGGCGACCAGCGTGGGCCAATTGGCGTTGGACGTGCTGGGCGAATCCGGTGGGCGTCCTCCGCTGCTGGTGCGGATGGAACGCTTCACGCAAGTGATCGCGGTTGCGGTGCTCGTCGCGGCAACCATCATCGGTGCCTTGGGTGTCGGGTTCGGCGGCTATTCGGCGGAGGAGATGTTCATGTTTGCCGTCGCCTTGGCGGTCTCGGCGATTCCCGAGGGGCTGCCGGTGGCGATGACGGTGGCGTTGGCGATCGCGACGACTCGGATGGCGGGGCGTGGGCTGATCGTGCGGCGTCTGACCGCCGTGGAGGGACTCGGCAGCTGCACGCTGATCGCCACCGACAAGACCGGAACGCTGACCTGCAACGAGCTGACCGTTCGCCAGGTCTGTTTGCCCGACGGCGAAATGTTTCAAGTCACCGGGGAAGGATTTCGTCCTTCGGGTGAAGTCTTGCAAGACGGCAAACCGTTGGAACCGGGAAGTCATGAGCCGCTGGAAAGGTTGGCGCGTGCCGGGGTCCTCTGCAATGAAGCCGACCTGCATCAGCACGACGGATCGTGGACGTGGCGAGGTGATGCGGTGGACATTGCTTTCTTGGCGTTTGGTCACAAGCTTGGTTGGAACCATGAGTCGACGCTCGATTCCCATCCCCAGGTCAACCAGATTCCGTTCGAGCCGGAGTATCAGTTTGCCGCGTCCTACAACCGCGTCGCGGGTGGCGTCTCGGTGTTCATCAAGGGCGCTCCGGAACGCGTTTTGGCGATGTGCAGCGAAGCGAGTTGCGGCGAGGTCTCGCCGGCCGAGTGGGACGCGACGGCAGTGCGGATGGCGGCGCAGGGCTATCGAATTCTGGCTCTGGCGGATCAGCGACTGGATCACCCCATCGAATCCGATGAAGTCCCGCCGCCGCCTTCGCGATTGCGTTTCCTGGGCTTTGTCGGCATGATCGATCCACTCCGGCCGGGTGTCAAAAACGCCGTGCAGTCCTGCGGCGAGGCCGGCGTTTCGGTCTCGATGATCACCGGCGACCACCGCGTGACGGCGTTGGCGATCGCCCGCGACCTGGCGCTGGCCGATGACGAGAGCCAGGTGATGACGGGCGAACAGCTGCAGCAGAAAAGTCCGGACGAACTGGCGGAACTGGTTCGCAACATCCGCGTCTTTGCCCGGGTCGCACCGCGGCAGAAACTGGAGATTGTCAACGCCGCCCGCATGGCGGGTCACTTTGTTGCCGTCACCGGCGACGGCGTCAATGACGCCCCCGCGCTGCAGGCGGCAAATGTCGGTGTGGCGATGGGCAAGAGCGGCACCGACGTCGCCCGGGAAGCCGGCGAGCTGGTGATCAGCGACGACAATTTCGCCACGATCGTTGCCGGCATCGAAGAAGGCCGCGTGGCGTACGACAATATTCGCAAGGTGATCTACCTGCTGATCTCCACCGGTGCGGCTGAACTAGTGCTGATGGCCCTGGCGGTGGGAACCGGCACGCCCTATCTGCCCCTGATGCCGGTCCAAATCCTCTGGCTGAACCTGGTCACCAACGGGATTCAGGACGTCGCGCTGGCGTTTGAGCCCAATGAAGGGGGCGTGCTGTCGCGTCAACCACGCTCACCCAAGGAGCGAATTTTCAATCAGCTGATGATCGAGCGGACGGCGATCGCGGCGGTCGTGATGGGCATCATCGGATTCACCACGTTTCGCTGGTTTCTACCCGAGGGTGCAACCGACGCGGAAGTCGATTCGGCGCGAAACGCATTATTATTGTTGATGGTCTTGTTTGAGAACGTCCACATCGGCAACTGTCGCTCCGAGACGAAATCGGCCCTGGTGATGTCACCGCTCCGCAGTCCCATCTTGCTGGCCGGCGCGATCACCGCGTTCTGCATCCACTTGGCGGCCATGCACACCGCTTGGGGCCAGTTCGTGCTAGGCGCCGAACCGCTCGCCCCCAAACACTGGGGAATCTTGGTTCTATTATCGCTTACGATTCTTCCCGTGATGGAATTGCACAAATGGAGTTGGCGGAAACGCTATCCCAACCACACACAAACACGCGGGGATCGCAAACCCGACGCCGGTACGTGA
- a CDS encoding ArsR/SmtB family transcription factor translates to MTAKANPQNQTKPPGHVGDFALAAECLKTLAHPVRLRIVQLLLHVRYTVGEIAKDCETQDNVASEHLRLLQRCGFLVSQREGRKVYYQVAEPHLAQLMACIEGRFLTCGIE, encoded by the coding sequence ATGACCGCCAAAGCGAACCCCCAGAATCAAACGAAGCCGCCCGGGCATGTCGGTGACTTTGCCCTGGCAGCAGAGTGCCTCAAAACACTCGCCCACCCGGTCCGGCTGCGGATCGTGCAGTTGTTGTTGCACGTCCGTTACACCGTCGGCGAAATCGCCAAGGACTGTGAGACCCAGGACAACGTGGCGTCGGAGCACTTGCGGCTGTTGCAACGCTGTGGCTTTTTGGTCAGCCAACGCGAGGGACGCAAGGTCTACTACCAAGTTGCCGAACCCCACTTGGCGCAATTGATGGCTTGCATCGAAGGCCGCTTTTTGACCTGCGGAATCGAGTGA
- a CDS encoding rhodanese-like domain-containing protein, which translates to MQTIDVKRLAEAQGRTEVDVIDVRMPTEYRAVHAECARNVPLESLDPRRVMAERNGSADRPLYVICRGGNRSKQACQTFIDAGFENVVNVEGGTLAWDKAGLPVVRGKKSLPLPQQMQITAGTLTVLGVVLAQFVHPAFVALSAFIGAGLVFAGLTGYCPMSSMIAKMPWNQCVDGGCEGSCSA; encoded by the coding sequence ATGCAGACCATTGATGTGAAGCGATTGGCCGAGGCACAGGGGCGTACCGAAGTCGACGTCATCGACGTCCGTATGCCGACGGAGTATCGCGCGGTCCACGCGGAGTGTGCGCGGAACGTTCCCTTGGAATCGCTTGATCCCCGCCGTGTGATGGCCGAGCGAAACGGATCTGCCGATCGGCCCTTGTATGTCATCTGCCGCGGCGGGAACCGTTCAAAACAGGCCTGCCAGACATTCATCGACGCGGGGTTTGAAAACGTCGTCAACGTCGAAGGCGGCACACTGGCGTGGGACAAAGCGGGGCTTCCCGTGGTGCGCGGCAAGAAGTCGTTGCCGCTACCGCAGCAGATGCAAATCACCGCCGGGACGTTGACGGTGCTGGGCGTCGTCTTGGCGCAGTTCGTTCACCCGGCCTTCGTGGCGCTCTCCGCGTTCATCGGTGCGGGGCTGGTGTTTGCCGGGCTGACGGGTTATTGCCCGATGTCGTCGATGATCGCCAAGATGCCATGGAACCAGTGTGTCGACGGGGGTTGTGAAGGGTCATGTTCGGCCTAG
- a CDS encoding sulfite exporter TauE/SafE family protein, with the protein MFGLAILFGSIVGFALGLTGGGGGVFAVPLLVYGLGVAPREAVGISLAAVGGTALSGAIPRLVRGEVELRTGFLFAVAGMLGAPLGSYLSKLVPENALLLMFALLMFVVASRMWAKAKNPKVASGVCTTESEPGRDRSACQRDADGKLRLTSRCARLLVYVGLMTGVLSGMFGVGGGFVIVPALVLFSGMAIHQAVGTSLFVIVLVSISGVASHIAGGNELSLQTTLQFLVGGFAGMWLGGVIATCLKGPTLQKTFSIAVVLVAVFVIFKSVVL; encoded by the coding sequence ATGTTCGGCCTAGCCATCCTGTTCGGCAGCATCGTCGGCTTCGCGCTGGGATTGACCGGGGGCGGCGGCGGCGTGTTCGCGGTCCCGCTGTTGGTTTACGGCCTGGGCGTTGCACCGCGCGAGGCGGTCGGGATCTCGCTGGCCGCGGTCGGCGGCACGGCGCTCTCGGGGGCGATCCCACGCTTGGTTCGCGGCGAGGTCGAATTGCGGACGGGTTTCCTATTCGCAGTCGCCGGCATGCTGGGCGCGCCCTTGGGTTCGTACTTATCGAAGCTCGTTCCCGAGAATGCCCTGTTGCTGATGTTCGCGCTGTTGATGTTCGTCGTCGCCTCTCGCATGTGGGCCAAGGCCAAGAACCCGAAGGTGGCCAGCGGAGTTTGCACGACCGAAAGCGAACCGGGGCGGGACCGCAGTGCATGTCAGCGGGACGCCGACGGCAAGCTGCGGTTGACCTCTCGTTGTGCCCGGTTGCTGGTCTACGTGGGGCTGATGACGGGTGTGCTGTCGGGCATGTTCGGCGTCGGCGGTGGGTTTGTGATCGTCCCGGCGCTGGTGTTGTTCAGCGGGATGGCGATCCATCAAGCCGTCGGAACGTCGTTGTTTGTGATCGTCCTGGTCAGCATCAGCGGAGTGGCATCCCACATCGCCGGCGGCAACGAGTTATCGCTTCAAACGACGCTGCAATTCTTGGTGGGTGGTTTCGCGGGCATGTGGCTGGGCGGCGTCATCGCGACGTGTCTGAAAGGTCCCACGCTTCAAAAAACATTTTCGATCGCGGTCGTGTTGGTCGCGGTCTTTGTGATCTTCAAATCAGTGGTGTTGTAA
- a CDS encoding MBL fold metallo-hydrolase, giving the protein MLLKYFYDQKLAHASYMVGCQRAGVAVVVDPGRDIDQYLAMADQEGFQVTAVAETHLHADYVSGARELADRVNAKLYVSDEGPDEWKYQFLDGYDSERLHDGDHFMVGNIRFDVMHTPGHTPESISFVLTDQGGGADKPMGIFTGDFVFVGSIGRPDLLEEAAGMVGTAQSGARDLFASVERFKTLPDYLQVWPAHGAGSACGKGLGAIPSSTVGYEKRFNPALQFSDEEAFVQYILADQPEAPKYFAVMKRVNKQGPRILGMGHHHKMLDVAGLVDAVRLGTVVDLTPSPEYAKGHVPGTINLPLDMLSTWAGWLVDYDRPAYLICRPEQLEEAARVLHKIGVEEIAGGYDMEAVQASGMATETYATGSPADLSHSIEAGEVQLIDVRSQEEWNAGHIEQARHHFLGRLPESADQLPNDQTLVVQCRSGARSAIGASVLQAAGLKNVINLTGGYVAWKADGLPSVKSQPAMSS; this is encoded by the coding sequence ATGTTGCTGAAATATTTTTACGACCAGAAACTCGCCCACGCGTCTTACATGGTCGGCTGCCAGCGGGCGGGCGTGGCCGTCGTCGTGGATCCCGGCCGCGACATCGATCAGTACCTGGCGATGGCGGATCAAGAGGGGTTCCAAGTCACCGCGGTTGCCGAGACACACCTTCATGCCGACTATGTTTCCGGTGCCCGTGAGCTTGCCGACCGGGTCAACGCCAAACTGTACGTGTCCGACGAAGGGCCCGACGAGTGGAAGTACCAATTCCTCGACGGATACGACAGCGAACGTTTGCACGACGGCGATCACTTCATGGTCGGCAACATCCGCTTCGACGTCATGCACACGCCCGGGCACACGCCCGAAAGCATCTCGTTCGTGTTGACCGACCAAGGCGGCGGCGCCGACAAACCGATGGGCATCTTCACCGGCGACTTTGTGTTCGTCGGTTCGATCGGGCGACCGGATCTGCTCGAAGAAGCCGCGGGAATGGTGGGCACAGCACAAAGCGGTGCGCGCGATCTGTTCGCGTCGGTCGAGCGTTTCAAGACGCTGCCGGATTATCTGCAAGTCTGGCCCGCCCACGGCGCCGGCAGCGCTTGCGGCAAGGGGCTTGGTGCGATCCCGTCGTCCACGGTGGGCTACGAGAAACGGTTCAACCCCGCGCTTCAGTTCAGCGACGAAGAAGCGTTCGTGCAATACATTCTGGCCGACCAGCCCGAGGCTCCCAAATACTTTGCGGTGATGAAACGTGTGAACAAGCAGGGACCACGCATTCTCGGCATGGGACACCACCACAAGATGCTGGACGTCGCCGGGCTTGTCGACGCCGTCCGCTTGGGGACGGTGGTCGATTTGACGCCATCGCCCGAGTACGCCAAAGGGCACGTTCCCGGGACGATCAATCTGCCCCTGGACATGTTGTCGACTTGGGCGGGATGGTTGGTCGATTACGACCGACCGGCGTACCTGATTTGCCGGCCCGAGCAATTGGAGGAAGCGGCTCGTGTGCTGCACAAGATCGGCGTCGAAGAGATTGCGGGCGGCTATGACATGGAAGCGGTGCAAGCGTCCGGGATGGCAACCGAAACCTACGCCACCGGATCGCCGGCCGACCTATCGCACAGCATCGAAGCGGGTGAAGTGCAACTGATCGACGTGCGGTCGCAAGAGGAATGGAATGCGGGGCACATCGAACAAGCTCGACATCACTTCCTGGGGCGTTTGCCAGAGAGTGCCGATCAGTTGCCAAACGACCAGACGTTGGTCGTCCAGTGTCGCAGCGGTGCACGCTCGGCGATCGGAGCCAGCGTCCTGCAGGCTGCGGGATTGAAAAACGTCATCAACCTGACCGGCGGATATGTCGCCTGGAAGGCCGACGGATTGCCGAGTGTGAAGTCGCAACCGGCGATGAGCAGTTGA
- a CDS encoding cytochrome-c peroxidase: MNALSRVQINLLACTLLLGCTQVLSQDFEPLPKSAAQQGDTDEKIALGKKLYFDPRLSATGTVSCNTCHNLMEGGDDGRPTSMGVDGLTGPRNAPTVWNSVFQASQFWDGRVPTLEDQAKGPMVADVEMGMAGHDQVIGRIQAIPGYIRKFESVFGPSDAVTIENAVEAIAAFERTLITPDSAFDRYLSGDKVAMSDVQIRGMELFESTGCTECHSGPAFNGWQPGSDGEFVEFPRITDSTFVKKYDLISDLGRSNATGDRSDDHYFKTPTLRNITLTAPYLHNGRVGSLSETVRLMASTQLDAELSDDEVAELVAFLSALEGRFPEIALPRLPSRLGESVLQQPEAAKGFGDATGH; this comes from the coding sequence ATGAACGCCCTCTCAAGAGTCCAAATCAACCTCCTGGCCTGCACCCTGTTGCTCGGATGCACACAGGTCCTTTCACAAGATTTCGAACCGCTGCCCAAGAGTGCCGCGCAGCAAGGCGACACCGACGAGAAAATTGCTTTGGGCAAGAAGCTCTACTTTGATCCACGGCTCTCGGCCACCGGAACGGTTTCCTGTAACACCTGTCACAATCTGATGGAAGGCGGCGACGACGGACGTCCCACGTCGATGGGAGTCGATGGTTTGACGGGGCCGCGAAACGCGCCGACGGTGTGGAACTCGGTGTTCCAGGCGTCGCAGTTTTGGGATGGTCGCGTGCCGACGCTGGAAGACCAAGCCAAAGGCCCGATGGTTGCGGACGTCGAGATGGGAATGGCCGGTCACGATCAGGTGATCGGCCGCATTCAAGCGATCCCCGGCTACATCCGTAAATTTGAATCGGTGTTTGGCCCCAGCGACGCGGTCACGATTGAAAACGCGGTAGAGGCCATTGCCGCCTTTGAACGGACGCTGATCACGCCGGATTCCGCTTTCGATCGGTATCTCTCGGGAGACAAAGTCGCGATGAGCGACGTTCAAATCCGGGGGATGGAATTGTTTGAATCGACCGGATGCACGGAATGCCACTCCGGTCCGGCGTTCAACGGATGGCAGCCCGGCAGCGATGGCGAATTCGTCGAATTTCCTCGCATCACCGATTCCACTTTTGTCAAAAAATATGACCTGATTTCCGATTTGGGGCGGTCCAACGCGACGGGTGATCGCAGCGATGACCATTACTTTAAAACACCGACTTTGCGGAACATCACCCTGACCGCTCCGTATCTGCACAACGGACGCGTCGGTTCGCTGTCTGAAACCGTTCGCTTGATGGCCAGCACCCAGCTGGATGCGGAGCTGAGCGACGACGAAGTCGCCGAACTGGTCGCGTTCCTGTCCGCGTTGGAAGGCCGATTTCCCGAAATCGCACTCCCGCGGCTGCCATCGCGACTCGGTGAATCCGTACTGCAACAGCCGGAAGCCGCCAAGGGCTTTGGCGACGCAACAGGGCACTGA